The Ruminococcaceae bacterium BL-4 region CATTGCTCCCATTTTGGCCCATGGCGTTCAAATATTGCCTTTATGATTGGATAGTACCCAAAAAAGAGAATATAAAGAAAAACAGCTTCTTTATCCGGTCCTAATAAGAATCCGAGAATTCCCGTTGCTAAAAAAACCGGCCACGCCCATTTGGCTCCCAGTTCCACAACAATCGGCATTAAAAGCGCACCGGAAAGTGCGGGTAACGCATAGGTTGCAACTGGGATCAGTCCCGCAGCACACAAAAACGCGACCCCCAATGCGGTTAACATACCGGAAAATGCGATCTGCACCGAACGATTCAAAGGAAGATCCCCCTTCAAAATTATCGGAATCCAATGCAAGGGCAAAGATTTCCGCCCATACATTCACAGCACAT contains the following coding sequences:
- a CDS encoding conserved membrane protein of unknown function (Evidence 4 : Unknown function but conserved in other organisms) — its product is MNRSVQIAFSGMLTALGVAFLCAAGLIPVATYALPALSGALLMPIVVELGAKWAWPVFLATGILGFLLGPDKEAVFLYILFFGYYPIIKAIFERHGPKWEQWIFKFGVFNASMIVAYFISIYFLGIPEESFEIIPGMPLWLLLAGNVVFVIYDYALSGLVGAYVVRFHSMISKWLHAK